From a region of the Triticum aestivum cultivar Chinese Spring chromosome 7D, IWGSC CS RefSeq v2.1, whole genome shotgun sequence genome:
- the LOC123169844 gene encoding uncharacterized protein: MTAWDLSHFYEPHVLCYHRELDHQNGHDNVRVFVRGWVAFLSCENDLLMIRVTQPHMEGYCQQDHQPLTFASSFPRLLNDVVMVSWPEVGRRLAAVSGEVSYPNRHIDLLDEVNVFGFTMELSEVNITSESGSLGAPLLDGEGNVVGVLHGGNGRFSFFISLGDLREVLNQWGFILAVPA, encoded by the exons ATGACAGCATGGGACCTTAGTCACTTCTACGAACCACATGTTCTTTGTTACCACCGTGAGCTGGACCACCAGAATGGGCACGACAATGTGAGGGTTTTCGTAAGAGGATGGGTGGCTTTCTTGAGCTGCGAAAATGATCTGCTAATGATTCGCGTCACCCAACCCCATATGGAGGGGTACTGTCAGCAAGATCATCAGCCACTAACATTTGCTTCTTCATTTCCAAGACTCCTGAATGATGTGGTGATGGTTTCATGGCCAGAAGTTGGGAGAAGATTGGCCGCTGTTTCTGGGGAGGTCTCCTACCCAAATCGCCATATTGATCTTTTAGATGAAGTTAATGTGTTTGGATTTACTATGGAACTCTCTGAGGTGAATATCACATCGGAGAGTGGAAGTTTAGGGGCACCGTTACTTGACGGCGAGGGCAATGTGGTTGGAGTACTGCATGGTGGGAATGGGCGGTTCTCCTTTTTCATCTCTCTTGGTGACCTCAGGGAAGTTCTTAATCAGTGGG gtttcattctTGCAGTTCCTGCTTAA